A region from the Parabacteroides sp. FAFU027 genome encodes:
- a CDS encoding four-carbon acid sugar kinase family protein, which yields MITVLADDLTGAAEMAGVAMRYGLRVAFGIESIPDVESDVCVVATDSRSASEEEAFTQHLQLTRDASKPQGFLFKKTDSVLRGHVLAEIEAHLQATGKTSVLLQPANPSVGRCIREGQYWVGERLLHETGFATDPDFPAKSSSVKELLLQRSPEFAAKKEWNISTEFTPNGICIPEAVSVEDMAKALTEVSPDTMMAGSAAFFEQVLIHKFGVTEQPEIVSKEINSDFLMICGSTHPQGRRFVEEIRDTGCPVHYFPKALLEETEPEGETGRWSAEMSDIWKETHRLVLSISNERISYPNSSSILGLRMSKVIQDILDKCDVRELLIEGGATAFSVMKFQQWDTLIPVQELAPGVVRMQVSHRPSLYLTIKPGSYLWPKYLGGVES from the coding sequence ATGATAACCGTACTGGCTGACGACCTTACCGGAGCGGCTGAAATGGCAGGTGTCGCTATGCGCTATGGCCTTCGGGTGGCATTTGGTATCGAATCGATACCTGATGTTGAATCCGATGTGTGTGTTGTAGCGACTGATAGTCGTTCCGCTTCAGAAGAAGAGGCGTTTACCCAACACTTGCAGTTGACAAGGGATGCCTCCAAGCCACAGGGTTTCCTTTTCAAAAAGACCGACTCCGTGCTTCGTGGGCATGTGCTGGCGGAAATAGAGGCGCATTTGCAGGCAACGGGTAAAACATCCGTATTGCTTCAACCAGCCAATCCTTCGGTCGGTCGTTGCATTCGTGAGGGACAATATTGGGTAGGAGAAAGGTTATTACACGAGACGGGTTTTGCCACAGATCCCGACTTTCCGGCAAAAAGTTCTTCAGTAAAGGAGTTGCTTTTGCAACGCAGTCCGGAGTTCGCAGCTAAAAAGGAGTGGAATATTTCAACAGAATTTACTCCGAATGGAATTTGTATTCCCGAAGCTGTTTCGGTTGAAGATATGGCAAAGGCTTTGACGGAGGTTTCTCCTGATACTATGATGGCAGGCAGTGCTGCTTTCTTCGAACAGGTTTTGATTCACAAATTTGGTGTAACAGAGCAACCGGAAATCGTTAGTAAGGAAATCAACTCCGATTTCCTGATGATTTGCGGAAGTACACACCCGCAAGGCCGCCGCTTTGTGGAGGAGATCCGTGATACGGGATGTCCGGTGCACTATTTTCCCAAAGCTTTATTGGAGGAAACAGAACCTGAAGGTGAAACTGGCCGTTGGTCTGCCGAAATGTCCGATATCTGGAAAGAGACGCACCGGTTGGTGCTTTCGATTTCCAATGAGCGGATAAGTTATCCAAACAGTTCTTCCATCCTGGGATTGCGCATGAGCAAAGTAATTCAAGATATTCTGGACAAATGTGATGTGCGTGAATTGCTGATAGAAGGTGGAGCTACAGCTTTCAGCGTAATGAAATTTCAGCAATGGGACACGCTGATACCCGTTCAGGAGTTGGCACCCGGAGTTGTTCGCATGCAGGTTTCGCACCGACCATCGCTTTACCTAACCATCAAACCCGGTAGTTACCTTTGGCCAAAGTATTTAGGGGGAGTAGAGAGTTAA
- a CDS encoding outer membrane beta-barrel protein — MKTTTTISQLRRITWIVLFSILFPVAICAASLGSVKGRIVDQKKQPLEFATAALLRANDKSLVKGSVTNRSGEFVIDKVVPGTYIVTVSMLGYNKVETEKFEIAANARVERTIVLKESTHQLKEATVVAKRKFIEQQADKMVINPEASITTSSENVYEILKKLPGVSVDNNDNISLKGKQGVKVMIDDKPTYLSADQLANLLKGMQGKNVDKIEIIENPSARYDAEGNSGIINIKTKHIKAPGFNGNVSAGLNIGKRLGDFATIDLNANSGKLNLYGNYSFYDWRGWHTMDGTRRFTSSALAGAYQNIYAKDNNNGNAHNFKVGADYYLAKNHVVSVMFRGSSGYNLGDGASQTSFSDRNQKLDSTIITSMDDDARWHNFTYNANYKWDIDSTGRSLTVDADYAKFYFKSTNNQSSKYYNSIGQDLNRDFGLLGIQTGDIDIFTVKADYVHPLNKKITIESGLKTSFVTNDGKSDFDVDDQTGTVWNNDLSKHDHFIYDENINAAYVSGRGQFGKTSLQLGLRVENTNSKGNSLSMNRVDKNHYTNLFPSLFIQQKLNDNNQLGFSYSYRIGRPSYHILNPFVWILDPYTYMKGNPFLQPQFTHSMSVNHSYKGKFITTVGYNYTKDLFTEVIQQNDETKVIYQTNENLSNAIDLNASETAQLELTKWWRLNATVTGMFKKVTSDFAGATKFERWSYSGNMTNSFTLPKDFGVELSGRYQSKQLWGNFYIYDSYEVDLGIQKKLLNNKGTLKISVNDLFNTNRGGGYTKYANVDLNVMNHWDSRKLNISFNYRFGKDNFKTRANRSTASSEEQSRSAK, encoded by the coding sequence ATGAAAACAACAACTACCATTAGTCAGCTAAGAAGGATAACGTGGATTGTCCTGTTTAGCATTCTTTTCCCGGTTGCAATATGTGCAGCATCCTTGGGAAGTGTGAAAGGTCGCATCGTGGACCAGAAAAAGCAGCCGTTGGAATTTGCCACTGCGGCTTTGTTGCGTGCCAATGATAAATCGTTGGTTAAAGGAAGTGTTACTAACCGTTCGGGTGAATTTGTGATTGATAAAGTGGTGCCGGGTACTTACATTGTTACCGTTTCTATGTTGGGTTACAATAAAGTGGAGACAGAGAAATTTGAGATTGCTGCCAATGCTCGTGTAGAGCGTACCATTGTACTGAAAGAATCGACTCACCAACTGAAGGAAGCGACAGTAGTAGCCAAACGGAAATTTATCGAACAGCAGGCTGATAAGATGGTGATTAATCCCGAAGCATCTATTACTACATCTTCGGAAAATGTGTACGAGATACTGAAGAAGTTGCCGGGTGTATCGGTCGATAACAATGATAATATCAGTCTGAAGGGCAAACAGGGCGTGAAGGTGATGATTGACGACAAACCGACTTACCTCTCAGCCGACCAGCTGGCCAACCTGCTTAAAGGTATGCAGGGCAAGAACGTCGATAAGATTGAGATTATTGAAAATCCATCGGCCCGATACGATGCGGAAGGTAATTCCGGTATCATTAATATCAAGACGAAGCACATCAAGGCGCCGGGTTTCAACGGAAACGTGAGCGCGGGTCTGAATATTGGCAAACGTTTGGGGGATTTTGCCACCATTGACCTGAATGCCAATTCAGGCAAACTAAACTTATACGGCAACTACTCCTTCTACGATTGGAGGGGCTGGCATACGATGGATGGCACGCGACGTTTTACCTCTTCGGCATTGGCAGGTGCTTACCAGAATATCTATGCGAAAGATAATAACAACGGTAACGCACATAACTTCAAGGTAGGGGCGGACTACTATTTAGCCAAAAATCATGTCGTGAGCGTGATGTTTCGCGGATCCTCCGGCTATAACCTGGGAGACGGGGCTTCTCAGACATCCTTCTCAGACCGTAATCAGAAGCTGGATTCTACCATCATTACCTCTATGGATGACGATGCCCGTTGGCACAATTTTACCTACAATGCCAACTACAAATGGGACATTGACAGCACCGGACGTTCGTTGACTGTAGATGCCGACTATGCGAAGTTTTATTTCAAATCAACCAATAATCAGTCCAGTAAATATTACAACAGTATTGGCCAGGACCTGAACCGTGATTTCGGATTGTTGGGTATTCAGACCGGAGACATCGACATCTTTACCGTGAAGGCTGATTACGTTCATCCGTTGAATAAGAAAATTACAATTGAATCCGGATTAAAAACAAGTTTTGTAACCAATGATGGAAAATCAGATTTTGATGTGGATGATCAAACCGGTACTGTCTGGAATAATGATCTTAGCAAGCACGACCATTTTATATACGATGAAAATATTAATGCGGCTTACGTTAGCGGCCGCGGGCAGTTTGGTAAAACCTCGCTGCAACTGGGATTGCGCGTTGAGAATACCAACTCCAAAGGAAACTCGCTCTCGATGAACCGCGTGGATAAGAACCATTACACCAACTTGTTTCCTTCGCTCTTTATTCAACAAAAACTGAATGACAACAACCAGTTGGGATTCTCATACAGCTATCGTATCGGACGTCCGAGTTACCATATTCTTAATCCGTTTGTCTGGATACTTGACCCTTATACTTACATGAAGGGCAATCCGTTCCTGCAACCGCAGTTTACCCATTCGATGAGTGTGAATCATAGTTATAAAGGTAAATTCATTACCACGGTAGGCTATAATTACACCAAAGACCTGTTTACCGAGGTGATTCAACAAAATGATGAGACCAAAGTGATTTACCAAACCAATGAAAATCTAAGCAACGCCATTGATCTTAACGCTTCCGAGACTGCACAGCTGGAGTTGACCAAATGGTGGCGGTTAAATGCAACCGTGACGGGAATGTTTAAGAAGGTGACTTCCGACTTTGCCGGAGCGACGAAGTTTGAGCGATGGAGCTACAGCGGAAACATGACCAACAGCTTCACCTTGCCAAAGGACTTCGGAGTGGAACTATCGGGTCGCTACCAGTCCAAACAGTTATGGGGAAACTTCTACATCTACGATAGTTATGAAGTGGATCTAGGTATCCAGAAGAAGTTGCTGAATAATAAAGGTACTTTGAAGATCTCTGTCAATGACCTCTTTAATACCAATCGGGGAGGAGGTTACACCAAATATGCCAATGTGGATCTGAATGTGATGAATCATTGGGATAGCCGTAAGCTGAACATCTCTTTCAACTATCGCTTTGGTAAGGATAATTTTAAAACAAGAGCTAACCGTTCCACGGCATCGAGCGAAGAGCAGAGTCGGAGTGCGAAGTAA
- the pdxA gene encoding 4-hydroxythreonine-4-phosphate dehydrogenase PdxA, producing MKPILGISMGDPAGIGPEICLKALSDASVYDRCRPMVAGDASVMKQAAKNLGSSLKINAVKSVSDAKFEIGTVDVYDLANVNIAELKPGEVSAMAGNAAFEAVRTVIDLALAGEIDATVTAPINKESIHTAGHKFSGHTEIYAHYTNTAKFAMLLADENLRVIHATTHVSLRKACDLCTKSRVLEVIQLLNDACVQFGMENPRIAVAGLNPHAGENGLFGDEEINEIIPAIQEANAKGYNVEGPVPPDTMFVKAVQGKYDGCVAMYHDQGHIPFKLEGFQWDNEKQTMKSVKGVNITLGLPIIRTSVDHGTAFEIAGKGIASPDALLVAIDYAILMAKHRKK from the coding sequence ATGAAACCCATTTTAGGAATAAGCATGGGCGACCCGGCCGGAATCGGACCGGAGATCTGCCTCAAAGCGTTATCTGACGCTTCAGTATATGACCGTTGCCGCCCTATGGTAGCCGGTGATGCCTCTGTAATGAAACAGGCTGCTAAGAACCTTGGTAGTTCGCTTAAAATCAACGCTGTTAAATCTGTCTCGGATGCGAAATTTGAGATTGGTACCGTAGATGTATATGATTTAGCCAATGTAAATATTGCTGAGCTCAAACCGGGCGAAGTATCGGCTATGGCAGGTAATGCAGCATTCGAAGCGGTACGAACCGTGATTGACCTGGCTTTGGCCGGGGAAATTGATGCAACAGTGACTGCCCCAATCAATAAAGAATCTATCCACACAGCCGGACATAAATTCTCAGGTCACACCGAGATATATGCTCATTATACCAACACTGCTAAGTTTGCCATGTTGCTGGCTGATGAAAACCTGCGTGTAATCCATGCTACTACACACGTGTCGTTGCGTAAAGCGTGTGACCTTTGTACCAAGTCAAGGGTGTTGGAAGTAATTCAGTTGCTCAATGATGCCTGTGTGCAGTTTGGAATGGAAAATCCGCGTATCGCTGTAGCCGGATTGAATCCTCATGCCGGAGAGAATGGCTTGTTTGGTGACGAAGAGATTAATGAGATTATTCCTGCCATTCAGGAAGCTAATGCAAAAGGCTATAACGTGGAAGGACCTGTACCGCCCGACACGATGTTTGTAAAAGCGGTTCAGGGCAAATATGACGGGTGCGTGGCGATGTACCACGACCAGGGACACATTCCGTTCAAACTCGAAGGTTTCCAGTGGGATAACGAGAAACAGACCATGAAGAGCGTGAAAGGGGTAAATATCACTCTCGGATTGCCTATTATCCGTACTTCAGTGGACCACGGAACTGCGTTTGAGATTGCCGGAAAAGGTATTGCCTCACCGGATGCATTGCTGGTGGCAATCGACTACGCTATTCTGATGGCTAAACACCGCAAGAAATGA
- a CDS encoding iron-containing alcohol dehydrogenase, giving the protein MNSTLLLQPGSIAFGPDCLKKLAEDRLISVSERILLLVATPVLGAVEAPVAVMKAAGKSVEVFEYNFPGEPTFALFDTLVEKTKPFNADCIVGVGGGSVLDCAKLLAALTHNTQKLEDVVGIGFLNGRSMKLICAPTTAGTGSEMSPNAILLNEVTMAKSGIISPYLVPDTVYIDPALTVSLPSRLTAETGMDALCHCIEAFTNKFAHPAVDTYALRGIGLIAENLEKACKDGADMDARSALALGSMYGGMVLGPVNTSAVHALSYGLGGKFHVPHGLANAILLPEVLRFNMSADVKRHAELAIALGVAPQATDEATALAGIEKVEAISKACGIPQHLTEIGITEEVLPELADIAMNVTRLLNNNPRVVTKEDAIAIYKKLL; this is encoded by the coding sequence ATGAATTCAACTCTGTTATTGCAGCCCGGAAGTATAGCTTTCGGACCTGATTGTCTGAAGAAACTGGCAGAAGACCGTTTGATTAGTGTATCCGAACGCATCTTGCTATTGGTGGCGACTCCGGTGCTGGGCGCTGTGGAAGCTCCGGTCGCAGTGATGAAAGCTGCCGGAAAAAGTGTAGAAGTATTTGAATACAACTTCCCGGGCGAACCGACTTTTGCCTTGTTTGATACATTGGTGGAGAAAACCAAACCGTTTAATGCAGACTGTATCGTCGGAGTAGGAGGCGGGAGTGTTCTGGACTGTGCTAAACTGCTGGCAGCATTAACCCATAATACCCAAAAACTCGAAGATGTGGTTGGTATCGGATTCCTGAACGGTCGTTCGATGAAGCTTATCTGTGCTCCTACAACTGCGGGAACCGGTAGTGAAATGTCTCCTAATGCTATCTTGCTAAATGAAGTGACAATGGCAAAAAGCGGTATTATCAGTCCTTATCTGGTGCCGGATACCGTATATATTGATCCGGCACTGACCGTTTCATTACCTTCACGCCTGACTGCCGAAACAGGCATGGATGCACTTTGCCACTGTATTGAGGCATTTACCAATAAATTCGCTCATCCGGCAGTAGATACATATGCGCTGAGAGGTATCGGACTGATTGCTGAGAATCTGGAAAAAGCGTGTAAAGACGGGGCTGATATGGATGCCCGTTCAGCATTGGCACTCGGTTCAATGTATGGCGGTATGGTACTTGGTCCGGTTAATACTTCTGCTGTTCATGCTCTGTCTTACGGTTTGGGTGGTAAATTCCACGTTCCTCACGGATTGGCGAATGCTATTCTTTTGCCGGAAGTATTGCGTTTTAATATGTCAGCCGATGTAAAGCGTCATGCTGAACTGGCCATTGCTCTCGGAGTGGCTCCACAAGCTACAGACGAAGCTACTGCCCTTGCCGGTATTGAGAAAGTGGAAGCGATTTCCAAAGCTTGCGGCATTCCTCAGCACCTGACAGAAATAGGTATCACCGAAGAGGTTTTGCCTGAACTGGCTGATATTGCGATGAACGTTACCCGTTTGTTGAATAACAATCCACGCGTGGTGACTAAGGAAGATGCAATTGCGATTTACAAGAAACTTTTATAA
- a CDS encoding glycosyltransferase — translation MILTNYISIPELILVGAAFLFLVVQLIYILTLYRRIIVQTKKQKRGDISYTTEQPPVSVVVYACNDAENLEKFLPAILKQNYPKFEVIVVNDGSTDETKEVLAQLEPTNPHLYQTYIPEEAKNHSRRKLAMSVGIKAAKYDWILTTDANCEVAGEEWIATVARNFTEDTQVVILYTSYLFPEAIASAWRSLDNLFFNMRFLGLALGGNPFMGVRRNLAYRKELFFKNRGYSGYLNLRDGDDDLFINRVAYRENTRIEIAEEAITRADYYLFDKAWREQKLAYAITSRYLKKRGALTFGFESLTRYLFYAAIITMFVLSFCHWILAVAGGIFFLGRFIPQTIVFRKTAKIWGEQYYYLLLPVYDLWQPMVDFIYRIKGRTSKKK, via the coding sequence ATGATTTTAACAAACTACATCTCCATCCCTGAATTAATCCTTGTCGGTGCAGCTTTTCTGTTTCTGGTAGTCCAGCTTATTTACATACTTACGCTTTACAGACGTATCATTGTCCAAACCAAAAAGCAGAAGCGGGGAGATATATCCTATACTACCGAGCAGCCGCCGGTTTCGGTGGTGGTGTATGCCTGCAACGATGCCGAGAATCTGGAAAAGTTCCTGCCGGCCATCCTGAAACAAAACTATCCGAAGTTTGAGGTCATCGTGGTTAATGATGGATCCACCGATGAGACAAAAGAGGTACTTGCCCAGCTCGAACCGACCAATCCGCATCTTTACCAGACCTATATTCCCGAAGAAGCTAAAAACCACAGCCGTCGCAAGCTGGCAATGAGCGTTGGGATTAAAGCGGCAAAATACGATTGGATTCTGACCACCGATGCCAACTGTGAGGTGGCGGGAGAGGAGTGGATCGCTACAGTGGCCCGCAACTTTACCGAAGATACCCAGGTGGTGATTCTTTATACTTCCTATTTATTCCCCGAGGCCATAGCATCAGCTTGGCGCTCTTTGGATAATCTATTTTTCAACATGCGCTTCCTGGGGTTGGCATTGGGTGGAAATCCTTTTATGGGAGTACGCCGCAATCTGGCTTACCGCAAAGAGCTGTTTTTCAAAAACAGAGGCTATTCCGGTTATCTCAACCTGCGTGACGGCGACGACGACCTCTTCATCAACCGTGTGGCTTACCGTGAGAATACCCGCATCGAGATTGCGGAAGAGGCCATTACCCGTGCTGATTACTACCTCTTCGATAAAGCCTGGCGCGAGCAGAAACTGGCTTATGCCATCACTTCCCGCTACCTGAAAAAACGGGGCGCCCTGACTTTCGGATTCGAGAGTTTGACCCGTTATCTGTTTTATGCAGCCATCATCACAATGTTTGTTTTAAGTTTCTGCCACTGGATATTGGCGGTAGCGGGAGGGATTTTCTTCCTGGGACGTTTCATCCCACAGACTATTGTTTTCAGAAAGACAGCGAAGATATGGGGCGAACAATACTATTATTTACTTCTGCCGGTATATGACCTGTGGCAGCCGATGGTTGACTTTATCTACCGCATAAAAGGGAGAACGAGTAAGAAGAAGTAA
- a CDS encoding sodium:solute symporter has protein sequence MIQNSIHLIDVLIVVASVLFTIGAGFYFARRQKSSDRYFAGSKTIPAWAIGLSIFATLLSSVTFLAYPAAAYKSNWILLVQGLMVPIVLVGIIGYIVPLFRKVIRLSTYEYFERRFGVFARMYSSIAFLLTHFSKMGTVLYLVSIALSSFTGFNVFTVMIILSIAIITLTVLGGMEAVIWMDVIQGCLLIGGGLLCLGILLFRPECGPMTTLHQAFDMGKIDVGPYDFSFADLTFWVMVINGAFYALQKYGTDQTIVQRYLAAKSDKDAKKAAYIGVFASVAVWTLFMLIGALLYVFYHTGNVSLPADINADKVFPYFISTQLPTGAVGLVLSALVAAALASLQSDLNCISAIGVEDYYQRIKPNCTDKQRLRMGRILVFTAGLIMITVATLYIKWEGEGVLGVVFGLYAIFSAGIVGIFLLGLLSRRANWQGLYIGIGVCILFTAYAVLTSTKVGADGSEHVILDLGKYNFPHHKYMLGVYSHIIVFVVGYIASMFFKTEPAEAHLTLYGYFKEKTK, from the coding sequence ATGATACAAAACTCTATTCACCTGATTGACGTACTCATTGTTGTGGCGTCGGTGCTTTTTACCATTGGCGCAGGATTTTATTTTGCCAGAAGACAAAAAAGTTCCGACCGCTATTTTGCAGGAAGTAAGACCATTCCCGCGTGGGCAATCGGTCTCTCTATTTTTGCAACATTGCTAAGTAGCGTAACCTTTTTGGCTTATCCGGCAGCTGCGTATAAATCAAACTGGATTCTGCTGGTACAGGGCCTGATGGTGCCGATTGTCCTGGTCGGAATTATCGGATATATTGTACCGTTGTTCCGCAAGGTAATTCGCCTGAGTACCTACGAATATTTCGAACGACGCTTTGGTGTATTTGCCCGTATGTATAGTTCGATTGCTTTCCTGCTTACCCACTTTTCCAAAATGGGAACCGTGCTTTATCTGGTAAGTATTGCATTGAGTAGTTTTACCGGATTTAATGTATTTACCGTGATGATTATCCTGAGTATCGCGATTATTACCCTGACGGTTTTGGGTGGTATGGAAGCGGTAATCTGGATGGACGTAATTCAGGGATGCCTTTTGATTGGTGGTGGTTTGCTTTGTCTTGGAATTCTATTATTCCGTCCCGAATGTGGCCCGATGACAACGCTTCATCAGGCTTTTGATATGGGTAAAATAGATGTTGGCCCGTATGATTTCAGTTTTGCCGACCTGACCTTCTGGGTAATGGTAATTAACGGTGCTTTTTATGCCTTGCAGAAATACGGAACAGACCAAACCATCGTTCAACGTTATCTGGCTGCAAAATCAGATAAAGATGCCAAGAAGGCAGCTTATATCGGGGTATTTGCCAGTGTAGCGGTTTGGACGTTGTTTATGTTGATTGGAGCGTTGTTATATGTATTCTATCACACCGGGAATGTTTCTCTGCCTGCGGATATTAATGCCGATAAAGTATTCCCTTACTTTATTAGTACGCAACTTCCGACCGGAGCTGTAGGGCTTGTGCTCTCGGCGCTTGTGGCAGCAGCTTTGGCAAGCTTGCAATCAGACCTCAACTGCATATCTGCGATTGGGGTAGAGGATTATTACCAACGCATAAAACCCAACTGTACTGATAAACAACGCCTGAGAATGGGCCGGATTCTGGTTTTCACTGCCGGATTGATTATGATTACTGTTGCCACTCTTTATATTAAATGGGAAGGAGAAGGTGTGCTCGGTGTTGTATTCGGGTTATACGCTATCTTCTCTGCCGGTATCGTGGGTATCTTCCTGCTCGGCTTGTTGTCGAGAAGAGCTAATTGGCAGGGACTTTACATCGGTATCGGTGTATGTATCCTCTTTACCGCTTATGCCGTATTGACCTCTACAAAAGTAGGAGCGGACGGCAGCGAGCATGTGATCTTGGATTTGGGTAAATACAATTTCCCGCACCATAAGTATATGCTGGGGGTCTATAGTCACATCATTGTATTTGTGGTAGGGTACATCGCCAGTATGTTCTTCAAAACCGAACCGGCAGAGGCACACCTGACGCTGTACGGCTATTTCAAGGAAAAGACTAAATAA
- a CDS encoding patatin-like phospholipase family protein, with translation MKRPKVALVLSGGGAKGFSHIGVLKVLEEEGIPVDIIVGTSIGSLVGGIYAMGYSSDEIYRIAKAQKWDALLKDEVPRAYLSRHDQMIRQRYLLSLDVGLDKKIGLPQALKKGQNVMNLFCGLAGNVPVDMDFSKLPIPFACVAADLETGQEVVMKDGFLPTAMFSSMAIPTLFQSPQRNQRTLIDGGVVNNFPIDVAKEMGADIIIGVDLQRDPPKKNELNSMDIVVNQLVAFMSKEKYAQNTRMCDILIRPDVTKYSMLTFTGEALDSLTLRGREAADKYREEFRRIKTKYHLEPKVRSRQYIMPEKWHVGQISFRGNYTLDEEFLKGMMGLTLPGNYSYQEIKNAIDRIYGLGGFERIYFDLTGAESKTLNLDVIPQKVRSQNFGFKANTTDAAALMFNISKKSYGNRFTLLSGNAEFSANPGLSLIAESSNRNFMTLGAEIKGKFQHINVFEDGHKAFNIDIFYTSASAYLYQSFLSKCNAGVGVREEFFKGDIFSKNDYQILSPDKSTFWVTNPYVWFSLDNLDNYYFPTKGTNLYMEFSLNTDLHTLEKMTPTLLIRMNNTIPVSHKVALQTAFYSRMLFNKDYPLAKITMVGGESYSQYFNHHLPFIGLPPVMLADRYAYIGSLGARYHLSENRYVSVLLNELLQTDDAIRNLNFRSVFGGGVKYSIKTAVGPLDIGVGLSDLYKRPTFSANLGFWF, from the coding sequence TTGAAACGACCCAAAGTCGCTCTCGTATTGAGTGGTGGCGGTGCAAAGGGCTTCTCCCACATCGGAGTGCTGAAGGTGCTGGAAGAGGAGGGCATTCCTGTCGATATTATAGTGGGAACCAGCATAGGAAGTCTGGTCGGTGGGATTTATGCGATGGGTTATTCTTCTGATGAGATTTACCGCATCGCCAAGGCACAAAAGTGGGACGCGTTACTGAAAGACGAAGTTCCACGGGCCTATTTGTCAAGGCATGACCAGATGATTCGCCAGCGATACCTGCTTTCGCTTGATGTAGGACTTGATAAGAAAATCGGACTTCCCCAGGCGCTTAAGAAAGGTCAGAATGTGATGAACCTCTTTTGCGGACTTGCCGGCAATGTGCCGGTGGACATGGATTTTTCCAAACTTCCTATCCCTTTTGCCTGTGTGGCTGCCGACCTGGAGACGGGGCAAGAGGTAGTAATGAAAGATGGATTCCTGCCTACTGCGATGTTTTCGAGTATGGCGATTCCGACGCTTTTCCAATCGCCCCAGCGTAATCAGCGAACATTGATTGATGGGGGAGTGGTGAATAATTTCCCTATCGATGTGGCGAAAGAGATGGGTGCGGATATCATCATCGGTGTCGATTTGCAGCGCGACCCACCCAAGAAGAATGAGCTTAACTCAATGGATATTGTGGTCAACCAGTTGGTCGCATTTATGAGTAAGGAAAAATATGCCCAAAACACCCGAATGTGTGATATTCTCATTCGTCCGGATGTAACTAAATACTCGATGCTGACCTTTACGGGGGAGGCGCTGGACTCCTTAACCCTGAGAGGTCGGGAAGCTGCCGACAAATACCGGGAAGAGTTCCGGAGGATAAAGACAAAATATCATCTGGAGCCGAAAGTGCGTTCCCGGCAATACATCATGCCTGAAAAGTGGCACGTTGGTCAAATCAGTTTCAGAGGAAATTACACACTCGACGAAGAGTTCCTGAAAGGGATGATGGGACTGACCCTGCCTGGAAATTACTCTTACCAGGAAATTAAAAACGCGATTGACCGGATATATGGTTTGGGTGGATTCGAACGTATCTATTTCGACCTGACCGGAGCTGAGTCCAAGACCTTGAATCTGGATGTGATTCCGCAAAAAGTGAGGTCACAGAACTTTGGCTTCAAGGCAAATACCACCGATGCAGCCGCATTGATGTTTAATATTTCGAAGAAAAGCTATGGCAACCGGTTTACCCTTTTGTCAGGCAATGCGGAGTTTTCGGCCAATCCCGGTCTGAGCCTGATTGCGGAGAGCAGTAACCGAAACTTCATGACGCTTGGTGCTGAGATAAAGGGAAAATTCCAGCATATTAATGTCTTTGAGGACGGACATAAGGCGTTTAATATAGATATATTTTACACCTCCGCTTCGGCCTATTTGTACCAGTCTTTTTTGTCGAAATGTAATGCCGGAGTGGGTGTCCGGGAAGAGTTTTTCAAAGGAGATATATTTTCCAAGAATGACTATCAGATTTTATCACCGGATAAGTCCACATTTTGGGTGACCAATCCCTATGTCTGGTTTTCGCTGGATAATCTGGATAATTACTATTTTCCTACTAAAGGAACCAATCTCTATATGGAGTTTTCACTGAACACAGATTTGCATACGCTTGAGAAAATGACCCCGACATTGTTGATCCGGATGAATAATACCATTCCGGTGTCGCATAAAGTGGCTCTTCAGACAGCATTTTACAGCCGTATGCTTTTCAATAAAGATTATCCGCTGGCAAAAATAACGATGGTGGGCGGGGAATCTTATTCGCAGTATTTCAATCACCATTTGCCTTTTATCGGATTGCCGCCGGTGATGCTGGCAGACCGTTATGCCTATATCGGTTCGTTGGGCGCCCGATATCATTTGTCCGAAAACAGATACGTATCGGTGCTTCTGAATGAATTATTGCAGACGGATGATGCGATTCGGAACCTAAACTTCAGGTCGGTCTTTGGCGGTGGCGTAAAATACTCCATCAAGACAGCAGTAGGGCCGTTGGATATTGGTGTAGGATTGTCTGATTTGTACAAACGACCGACATTCTCTGCCAATCTCGGGTTTTGGTTTTAA